The genome window TTAGAAGCTTTAACTGGAGCTTTTTTGCTAAGTTTGATAGTAGAGAAAATAAATCAAAAGTATTTTATAAAACAAGCTGCTAGAAAAATTCAAGATAATTCAAAATTAAAAATTATCCTGATTACTGCAAGTTTTGGGAAAACAAGCATTAAAAATTTCTTATATGATCTTTTAAAAGATGAATTTAAGTGTTATAAAACCCCAAGAAGTGTTAATACATTCATGGGCATAGTTAAAGATATCAATGAAAATTTACAAAATGATACGCAAATTTATATCGTGGAAGCTGGTGCACGTGAAAAAAACGACATCTTGGAGATTACAGAATTTTTAAATCCTCAAATTTGTATAGTGGGTGAAATAGGTTTGGCTCACTTGGAGTATTTTAAAAGCCAGGATAATATCCGAAAGGCAAAATTGCAGGCGTTAAAATCTAAGCGTCTAGAAAAATACTTTTTACATTCAAGTACTTTATATGAAAATGAATTTTATGATATGTGTTTAAGCGATGTTTGTGCAAGCTTGGAGGGTTTAGACTTTAAAGTTAGATTAGATGGCAAAATTTATCCTTTTCATGCTGATTTGTTAGGCGCTTTTAATGCTTATAATATTAGCGTGGGGATATTGCTTGCACATTATTTAAATGTAAATATTGAAAAAATTACTCAAAGCGTGTCTAAATTAAAGGCTGTGGAGCATCGATTACAAGTAATTTCTAGAGAACCAAAATTTATCATTGATGATGGGTTTAATGGGAATTTTAAAGGTATGAGTCAAAGCTATGAGCTTTGTAAAAGCTATA of Campylobacter sp. 2014D-0216 contains these proteins:
- a CDS encoding Mur ligase family protein, which translates into the protein MINMLAFLCLNFLLGFYLILALQWYSYKFSRIILHYAKPWWHLYFAIIPYFAFVYFLYSGNFYPYFVVLALALVYGGFLYKNLDKKLVFTARVKRYFIFLILLTLAFMPFFYTGLEALTGAFLLSLIVEKINQKYFIKQAARKIQDNSKLKIILITASFGKTSIKNFLYDLLKDEFKCYKTPRSVNTFMGIVKDINENLQNDTQIYIVEAGAREKNDILEITEFLNPQICIVGEIGLAHLEYFKSQDNIRKAKLQALKSKRLEKYFLHSSTLYENEFYDMCLSDVCASLEGLDFKVRLDGKIYPFHADLLGAFNAYNISVGILLAHYLNVNIEKITQSVSKLKAVEHRLQVISREPKFIIDDGFNGNFKGMSQSYELCKSYKGRRVLVTPGIVEVNEEENIKLCKIINECFDFVIITSQVNSAILQKYISVEIFVLKEKAQLVEALARLTHNGDLILFSNDAPSFM